One region of Sulfurimonas sp. genomic DNA includes:
- the ccoS gene encoding cbb3-type cytochrome oxidase assembly protein CcoS, with translation MDNWVIAMMLGASIFLGAVALFAFLWAIKNGQFDDQEKFLNGAKFDNEDDLNDAINIEKKREELKKKYKPE, from the coding sequence ATGGATAATTGGGTAATAGCTATGATGCTTGGTGCATCTATTTTTTTAGGTGCAGTTGCTTTGTTTGCATTTTTATGGGCTATAAAAAATGGGCAGTTTGATGATCAAGAAAAGTTCTTAAATGGTGCAAAATTTGATAATGAAGATGATTTAAATGATGCTATTAATATAGAGAAAAAAAGAGAAGAGTTAAAGAAAAAATATAAACCTGAATAA
- a CDS encoding cytochrome c, with product MKKITSAIVTLGACTALMAGVNAGACKGCHGQNWEKAALGKSKIVADMSHADIATALKGYKDGSYGGPMKGLMKGQVAKYSDADLDAFAQTIGK from the coding sequence ATGAAAAAAATTACTTCTGCTATCGTTACTTTAGGTGCTTGTACAGCTTTAATGGCTGGTGTTAATGCTGGTGCATGTAAAGGTTGTCATGGTCAAAACTGGGAGAAAGCTGCTCTTGGTAAATCTAAAATTGTTGCTGATATGAGCCATGCTGATATCGCTACTGCACTTAAAGGTTACAAAGATGGTTCTTATGGTGGTCCTATGAAAGGTCTTATGAAAGGTCAAGTTGCTAAATACTCTGACGCTGATTTAGACGCATTTGCACAAACTATAGGTAAGTAA
- a CDS encoding heavy metal translocating P-type ATPase, protein MSNKVACNHCHLEFDDDIMIKEGDLRFCCNGCQGVYHLLNEEGLDSFYDKAGSTKLAPPMHQLDDSSSFDSPSFYEQYVKKDEDGFCKVSLVIEGIHCSACVWLNEKALHKMDGVIEANINFTNNKAIIVWADDVVKLSQIIEMIRAIGYNAFAYDSASGETYANRERKSYYLKMSVAIFASMNIMWIAVAQYAGYFTGITQEVKTILNIAEWVLATPVLFYSGWVFFRGAYYGLKTKVVNMDLLVATGALLTYLYSIYITLMEEGEAYFDSVSMIITFVLIGKFLEVLSKKNAADTLDIIGKDIPNEVKVFKDNSIVLCKLDDVNVGDIIVVGSGERVLFDGEIVKGSGNFDESSLTGESEPIYKEKGDNVVSGTVSIDADVYFRTVKDFEHSTLSNLVTLLESAINKKPKIQQLANKLSEYFSSVILVLAFITFAVWWMWPHSFETSFMVGISVIVIACPCALALATPVATLVGLSLGTKKGILFKEAAQLETMAKVDTLVLDKTGTLTVGKPEVVKEHIYEEFDKTLLYSFVKNSNHPISKGILKYLDCNNEIIFDEYTQVPACGIIAKYNNKTILGGNKKLLDENSIDVDFSSDNSLFYFVIDSKIVAIYELKDNVKDDAEKLVKSLAKKGIHSIMLTGDNGKTAKRVADEVGIKEYYYSQSPQDKSEFISKLKEENKTIVMVGDGVNDILALAQADISIVMGSGSDIAVDVSDVVLLNDSLKSLSDAFKISRTTFGLIKQNLGISLVYNAITIPLAMAGYVIPLVAAISMSVSSLLVVGNSMRIRYKWQKS, encoded by the coding sequence TTGTCTAATAAAGTAGCTTGTAACCATTGTCATTTAGAATTTGATGATGATATTATGATTAAAGAGGGTGATCTGAGATTTTGTTGTAATGGGTGTCAAGGAGTATATCATCTTCTAAATGAAGAAGGACTTGATAGCTTTTATGATAAAGCTGGTTCTACAAAATTAGCACCGCCAATGCATCAGCTAGATGATAGTTCTAGTTTTGATTCGCCATCTTTTTATGAGCAATATGTAAAAAAAGATGAAGATGGATTCTGTAAAGTTTCTCTTGTAATAGAAGGTATACATTGTTCAGCATGTGTCTGGTTAAATGAAAAAGCACTTCATAAAATGGATGGAGTAATTGAAGCAAATATCAATTTTACAAACAATAAAGCAATAATAGTCTGGGCTGATGATGTAGTAAAATTATCGCAAATTATAGAGATGATCCGAGCAATTGGTTATAACGCATTTGCATATGACAGTGCAAGTGGTGAAACATATGCAAATAGAGAGAGAAAATCATATTATCTTAAAATGTCAGTAGCTATTTTTGCTTCTATGAACATAATGTGGATAGCAGTGGCCCAATATGCAGGATATTTCACAGGTATTACACAAGAAGTCAAAACTATACTAAACATTGCAGAGTGGGTATTGGCTACACCTGTACTATTTTATAGTGGATGGGTGTTTTTCAGAGGTGCTTATTATGGACTTAAGACGAAAGTTGTGAATATGGATCTCCTTGTTGCAACAGGGGCATTACTTACATATCTTTATTCGATCTACATTACATTAATGGAAGAGGGTGAAGCATATTTTGATAGTGTAAGTATGATAATTACTTTTGTTTTAATTGGGAAATTTTTAGAAGTTTTAAGTAAGAAGAATGCTGCTGACACATTGGATATAATTGGAAAAGATATACCTAATGAAGTTAAAGTTTTCAAAGATAATTCCATAGTTTTATGTAAATTAGATGATGTAAATGTAGGTGATATTATCGTTGTAGGTTCTGGTGAACGTGTTTTATTTGATGGTGAAATAGTTAAAGGAAGTGGAAATTTTGATGAATCAAGTTTAACAGGTGAAAGTGAGCCTATATATAAAGAAAAAGGTGATAATGTTGTAAGTGGGACTGTCAGCATAGATGCAGATGTGTATTTTAGAACTGTAAAAGATTTTGAACATTCTACATTATCAAATTTAGTAACACTTCTTGAGAGTGCTATTAACAAAAAGCCAAAAATTCAGCAGTTAGCTAATAAACTTAGTGAATACTTTTCAAGTGTAATTTTAGTATTAGCATTTATTACATTTGCAGTATGGTGGATGTGGCCACATAGTTTTGAAACATCTTTTATGGTAGGTATATCTGTTATAGTTATAGCATGTCCTTGTGCTTTAGCTCTAGCAACTCCTGTGGCAACATTAGTTGGACTTAGCTTGGGAACTAAAAAAGGTATTTTATTTAAAGAAGCAGCTCAACTTGAGACTATGGCTAAGGTAGATACACTAGTTTTAGATAAAACAGGGACATTAACAGTTGGAAAACCTGAAGTAGTAAAAGAACATATATATGAAGAGTTTGATAAAACTTTACTTTATTCTTTTGTTAAAAATTCAAATCATCCAATTTCAAAAGGAATATTAAAATATTTAGATTGTAATAATGAAATTATTTTTGATGAATACACACAAGTGCCAGCTTGTGGAATTATTGCAAAATATAATAATAAAACTATACTTGGTGGAAATAAAAAACTATTAGATGAAAATAGTATAGATGTAGACTTTTCAAGTGATAATTCTTTATTCTATTTTGTAATAGATTCAAAAATAGTAGCAATTTATGAACTAAAAGATAATGTAAAAGACGATGCTGAGAAATTAGTTAAATCATTAGCTAAAAAAGGTATACATAGTATTATGCTGACAGGAGATAATGGCAAAACTGCTAAGAGAGTGGCAGATGAAGTTGGAATAAAAGAGTATTATTATTCACAATCACCACAGGATAAGTCGGAATTTATTAGTAAGTTAAAAGAAGAAAATAAAACCATAGTTATGGTTGGTGATGGTGTTAATGATATTTTAGCATTAGCTCAAGCAGATATATCAATTGTGATGGGAAGTGGAAGTGACATAGCTGTTGATGTAAGTGATGTAGTTTTATTAAATGATTCATTAAAGTCATTATCTGATGCATTTAAAATATCTCGTACAACTTTTGGGTTAATAAAACAGAACTTAGGTATATCATTAGTATATAATGCTATAACAATTCCTCTAGCAATGGCTGGTTATGTTATACCATTGGTTGCAGCAATCTCTATGAGTGTCAGTTCACTTTTAGTTGTTGGAAATTCTATGCGTATTAGATATAAATGGCAAAAGTCATAA
- a CDS encoding YfaZ family outer membrane protein → MIKKLALLTVSISSVFAMHTAELNINQYDLEAGVKLDMGQFNTTIEPNTTFIGFNYLKADTEHDSIAGNSNIDELIDFNFMVKQKIENTDLTVGLGIKAVYTSNKFDKKYDYLSLPIGAEIMYKLPLDIPTPLKLKASANYAPSSLSFSDADGYLDYRFEMYLELMEKASVYLGYRNIETEYDTKYYHYNNDITYNKSTYFGIKFSF, encoded by the coding sequence ATGATAAAAAAATTAGCATTGCTAACAGTAAGTATAAGTAGTGTTTTCGCTATGCATACTGCTGAATTAAATATAAATCAGTATGATTTAGAAGCAGGTGTTAAGCTTGATATGGGACAATTTAATACGACTATAGAGCCTAATACAACTTTTATTGGATTTAATTATTTAAAAGCTGATACTGAACATGATTCTATAGCTGGAAATAGTAATATAGATGAACTTATAGATTTTAACTTTATGGTTAAACAAAAAATTGAAAATACTGATTTGACGGTCGGTCTTGGTATTAAAGCTGTGTATACATCTAATAAGTTTGATAAGAAATATGATTATTTATCTTTACCAATCGGTGCAGAAATAATGTATAAGTTACCACTAGATATACCGACACCTTTGAAATTAAAAGCTTCAGCTAACTATGCGCCTAGTTCATTAAGTTTTTCAGATGCAGATGGTTATTTAGATTATAGATTTGAAATGTACTTAGAACTAATGGAAAAAGCATCTGTATATTTAGGTTATAGAAATATAGAAACAGAATATGACACAAAATATTATCATTATAATAATGATATTACGTATAACAAATCTACATACTTTGGAATTAAATTTTCTTTCTAA